The Luteolibacter arcticus genome has a window encoding:
- a CDS encoding Fe-Mn family superoxide dismutase — protein sequence MNAPDLNRRNFVKLSLAAGAVAATPSAYAQDKPAGFTLPALPYKAAELEPHIDAKTMEIHHGKHHQAYITNLNTAVAANAYLQGKPIEDLVTGLSKMEDEAVRATVRNNAGGHWNHTFFWEIMAPAGKGGEAGDKLAEAIKSAFGSMDDFKKLFGEAATKRFGSGWAWLIVKDGKLKVVSTPNQDNPLMKGIVPDSDLGTPILGLDVWEHAYYLHYQNRRPDYITAWWNVVNWTEVEKRFSKA from the coding sequence ATGAATGCACCCGACTTGAACCGCCGCAATTTCGTGAAGCTCTCCCTCGCCGCCGGTGCCGTGGCAGCCACCCCGTCCGCCTACGCGCAGGACAAGCCGGCCGGGTTTACCCTCCCCGCACTGCCTTACAAGGCCGCGGAACTGGAGCCGCACATCGATGCGAAGACGATGGAAATCCACCACGGCAAGCACCACCAGGCCTACATCACCAATCTCAACACCGCGGTCGCCGCGAATGCCTACCTGCAGGGCAAGCCGATCGAAGACCTGGTGACCGGCCTCTCCAAGATGGAGGACGAAGCCGTCCGCGCGACCGTCCGCAACAACGCCGGCGGCCACTGGAATCACACGTTTTTCTGGGAAATCATGGCCCCCGCCGGCAAGGGCGGCGAGGCGGGCGACAAGCTCGCCGAGGCGATCAAGTCCGCCTTCGGCTCGATGGACGATTTCAAGAAGCTCTTCGGCGAGGCCGCGACCAAGCGCTTCGGCTCCGGCTGGGCCTGGCTGATCGTGAAGGACGGCAAGCTCAAGGTGGTCAGCACACCGAATCAGGACAATCCGCTGATGAAGGGCATCGTCCCCGACAGCGACCTCGGCACCCCGATCCTAGGCCTGGATGTCTGGGAGCACGCCTACTACCTACACTACCAGAACCGCCGCCCGGACTACATCACCGCCTGGTGGAACGTCGTGAACTGGACCGAAGTCGAAAAGCGCTTCAGCAAGGCCTGA
- a CDS encoding AAA family ATPase: MSSVHTPVTETSQYLQKIRERVGTIVVGQDVVVERMLIALLTSGHLLLEGMPGLAKTLLVNTLARAMHLNFRRIQFTIDLLPSDILGSEILDERSGSFRTHQGPVFTNLLLADEINRAAPKVQGALLEAMQERKVTIGNQSLSLPTPFLVIATQNPIEQSGTFELPEAQLDRFMLCHRLGYPTVDEEEEILRRNLKLGVKREGGGAVARTEFDMIKEEAIGSEADLIAAMEAANHIHVSDVFLKHVVDVVERTRKHDDLELGCSPRAGISILKASRARALLHGRDYVVPEDLFALAEDVMLHRIRLTYEALAEGKTASGVLRQILEASVS; this comes from the coding sequence ATGAGCAGCGTCCACACCCCGGTCACGGAAACCTCGCAGTACCTCCAGAAGATCCGCGAGCGGGTCGGCACCATCGTCGTCGGCCAGGACGTGGTGGTGGAGCGCATGCTGATCGCCCTGCTGACCAGCGGGCACCTTTTGTTAGAAGGGATGCCCGGCTTGGCGAAGACGCTGCTGGTGAACACCCTCGCGCGGGCGATGCACCTGAACTTCCGCCGCATCCAGTTCACCATCGACCTGCTGCCGTCGGACATCCTTGGCTCGGAGATCCTCGATGAGCGCAGCGGAAGCTTCCGCACCCACCAGGGGCCGGTCTTCACCAACTTGCTGCTGGCCGACGAAATCAACCGCGCCGCGCCAAAGGTGCAGGGCGCGCTACTGGAGGCGATGCAGGAGCGCAAGGTGACCATCGGCAACCAATCGTTATCGCTGCCGACGCCATTCCTGGTGATCGCGACGCAGAACCCGATCGAGCAAAGCGGCACTTTCGAACTGCCGGAAGCGCAGCTCGACCGCTTCATGCTATGCCACCGGCTCGGCTACCCGACGGTGGACGAGGAGGAGGAAATCCTCCGCCGCAACCTGAAGCTCGGTGTGAAGCGCGAGGGCGGTGGCGCGGTGGCGCGGACCGAATTCGACATGATCAAGGAGGAGGCCATCGGCAGCGAGGCCGACCTCATCGCGGCGATGGAAGCGGCGAACCACATCCACGTCAGCGATGTCTTCCTCAAGCACGTCGTGGATGTCGTCGAGCGCACCCGCAAGCACGACGATCTCGAGCTCGGCTGTTCGCCGCGCGCCGGCATTTCCATCCTCAAGGCATCCCGCGCTCGCGCTCTGCTGCATGGCCGCGACTATGTGGTGCCGGAAGACCTTTTCGCGCTGGCGGAGGACGTGATGCTGCACCGCATCCGCCTGACCTATGAAGCGCTTGCCGAGGGCAAGACGGCATCCGGCGTGCTGCGGCAGATCCTCGAGGCTTCGGTTTCATAG
- a CDS encoding vWA domain-containing protein — protein MTFAHPWLLILLVLPVGLAVYLWKRGGRRVPLPFDHQPLRRERLLGFLLKTADLLPVLLLMLAIAILAGPRRFEQPRSEREMTNILFCLDVSGSMMANFGSGTRYDAAMGAVNDFITYRKGDAFGLTVFGSAVLNWVPLTNDVSAFKCAPPFLRPDVLPGWFGGTNIGMALRSAEKTMLAGDSGDRMIVLFTDGMSADLMNGQDIAIAQSLKRNNIKVYDVHVAEGSPPDEVGVIASMTGGEVFAAGDPASLKAVFAKIDEMEKAPLKRVTPDPVDFFQPFALAGLGIGGLYLLTLFGLRHTPW, from the coding sequence ATGACCTTCGCCCATCCATGGTTGCTGATCTTGCTCGTCCTGCCGGTCGGGCTGGCGGTGTATCTGTGGAAACGAGGCGGGCGTCGCGTGCCGTTGCCATTTGATCACCAGCCGTTGCGCCGCGAGCGCTTGTTAGGCTTCCTGCTGAAGACGGCGGACCTGTTGCCGGTGCTGCTGCTGATGCTGGCCATCGCGATCCTCGCCGGGCCGCGGCGCTTCGAGCAGCCGCGCAGCGAACGGGAGATGACGAATATCCTCTTCTGCCTCGATGTCTCCGGCTCGATGATGGCGAACTTCGGCTCCGGCACGCGCTACGATGCCGCGATGGGCGCGGTGAATGATTTCATCACCTACCGCAAGGGCGATGCTTTCGGTCTAACCGTCTTCGGCAGCGCGGTGCTGAATTGGGTGCCGCTCACCAATGACGTCTCCGCCTTCAAGTGCGCGCCGCCCTTCCTCAGGCCCGACGTGCTGCCGGGGTGGTTCGGCGGCACCAATATCGGCATGGCCCTTCGGTCCGCGGAGAAGACGATGCTGGCCGGTGACTCGGGCGATCGCATGATCGTGCTCTTCACCGATGGCATGAGCGCCGACCTCATGAATGGTCAGGACATCGCCATCGCGCAGAGCCTGAAGCGAAACAACATCAAGGTCTACGACGTCCATGTCGCCGAGGGCAGCCCGCCGGACGAGGTCGGCGTGATCGCTTCCATGACCGGCGGCGAAGTCTTCGCGGCGGGTGATCCCGCATCCTTGAAAGCAGTCTTCGCGAAGATCGATGAGATGGAGAAGGCTCCGCTCAAACGCGTCACGCCCGACCCTGTCGATTTCTTCCAGCCCTTCGCCCTCGCCGGCCTCGGCATCGGCGGGCTCTACCTGCTCACCCTGTTCGGATTGAGACACACGCCATGGTGA
- a CDS encoding Gfo/Idh/MocA family protein, which produces MSDINIAIVGLGFGAEFIPIYQRLKGVNMYAICQRTQSKLDEVGDKFGIEKRYVSYDDLLADPDVHAVHINSPIPDHAEQSIKALKAGKHVACTVPMATSVEDCKTIVDLVKQTGLKYMMMETVVYAREFLFMKELYDKGELGKVQFIKASHQQDMDGWPGYWPGLPPMHYATHCVGPALGLMRSEAEYVSCFGSGTIREEMHGCYGSPFAVETTHVKFKDSDVSAHIYRSLFDVARQYRETIEVYGSKKSVEWPLIEHDPLVVHTAKLPEPEIPSEVETPDFAHYLPEEIQLFTKGGVYGGETGEDHLSFTQGAGHGGSHPHLVWQFVKMLQTGEDSYPNAIESANITCTGILAHESALKGGELIRLPEWTLR; this is translated from the coding sequence ATGAGTGACATCAACATCGCCATCGTCGGACTCGGTTTCGGCGCCGAATTCATCCCCATCTATCAGCGCCTCAAGGGCGTGAACATGTACGCCATCTGCCAGCGCACCCAGTCGAAGCTGGATGAGGTCGGCGACAAGTTCGGGATCGAAAAGCGCTACGTCTCCTACGACGACCTCCTCGCCGATCCGGACGTCCACGCCGTCCACATCAACTCGCCGATCCCCGACCACGCCGAGCAATCGATCAAGGCGCTCAAGGCGGGCAAGCACGTCGCCTGCACCGTGCCGATGGCGACCAGCGTCGAGGACTGCAAGACGATCGTCGATCTCGTGAAGCAGACCGGCCTGAAGTACATGATGATGGAGACCGTGGTCTATGCCCGCGAGTTCCTCTTCATGAAGGAGCTCTACGACAAGGGCGAGCTCGGAAAGGTCCAGTTCATCAAGGCCTCCCACCAGCAGGACATGGACGGCTGGCCGGGCTACTGGCCGGGCCTGCCGCCGATGCACTACGCGACCCACTGCGTGGGCCCCGCCCTCGGCCTCATGCGCTCGGAAGCCGAGTATGTCTCCTGCTTCGGCTCCGGCACCATCCGCGAGGAAATGCATGGCTGCTACGGCTCGCCCTTCGCCGTCGAGACCACCCACGTGAAGTTCAAGGACAGCGATGTCTCCGCACATATCTACCGCTCGCTCTTCGATGTCGCGCGTCAGTATCGCGAGACGATCGAGGTCTATGGCTCGAAGAAGTCGGTCGAATGGCCCCTCATCGAACACGACCCGCTCGTGGTCCACACCGCGAAGCTCCCCGAGCCTGAGATCCCCTCGGAAGTCGAGACCCCGGACTTCGCCCACTACCTGCCGGAGGAGATCCAGCTCTTCACCAAGGGCGGCGTCTATGGCGGCGAGACCGGCGAGGATCACCTCTCCTTCACCCAGGGCGCGGGCCACGGCGGCAGCCACCCGCACCTCGTCTGGCAATTCGTGAAGATGCTCCAGACCGGCGAGGATTCCTACCCCAACGCGATCGAGAGCGCGAACATCACCTGCACCGGCATCCTCGCCCACGAGTCCGCCCTCAAGGGCGGCGAACTCATCCGCCTGCCGGAGTGGACGCTGCGCTGA
- the folP gene encoding dihydropteroate synthase yields the protein MPLNPPVIWKLPAREILFPRRPLVMGIVNVNDDSFSGDGTLEIEAALAQAKRQAGEGADIIDVGAESARTNRAAVAVEEEVRRFREFLERWPETIATATPKDDSQVWPPVLSANTWRPEVVEAVLPFGVEFVNDMGALPDDRNARLCAEAGAALLVMHSVGEPKVPHFHQQWDDVMVAMEEFFEAKIAVAVKAGLPAEALVLDPGIDFAKQRDDNLRVFRELERLHRFGRPLLVPVSRKTVIGDVLGITEPKDRDAGTVACISAAVRRGAQMVRVHDVRAAWQAVKMLEALV from the coding sequence GTGCCGTTGAATCCGCCGGTGATCTGGAAGTTGCCCGCCCGCGAGATCCTGTTTCCCCGCCGACCGCTGGTGATGGGGATCGTGAATGTGAATGACGACTCGTTTTCCGGCGATGGCACGCTGGAGATCGAGGCTGCGCTGGCGCAGGCGAAGCGGCAGGCCGGAGAGGGGGCGGACATCATCGATGTGGGGGCGGAGAGCGCGCGGACCAATCGCGCCGCGGTGGCGGTGGAGGAGGAGGTCCGGCGCTTCCGGGAATTCCTCGAGCGCTGGCCGGAAACGATCGCCACCGCCACGCCGAAGGATGACTCCCAAGTCTGGCCGCCGGTGCTTTCCGCGAATACCTGGCGCCCCGAGGTGGTGGAAGCCGTGCTGCCCTTCGGCGTCGAGTTCGTGAACGACATGGGCGCGCTGCCGGACGATCGGAATGCGCGGCTGTGTGCGGAGGCGGGCGCGGCGCTGCTGGTGATGCACTCGGTCGGCGAGCCGAAGGTGCCGCATTTCCACCAGCAATGGGACGACGTGATGGTGGCGATGGAGGAGTTCTTCGAGGCGAAGATCGCGGTGGCGGTGAAGGCCGGCCTGCCCGCCGAGGCGCTGGTGCTGGACCCGGGCATCGACTTCGCCAAGCAGCGCGATGACAACCTGCGGGTCTTCCGCGAGCTGGAGCGCCTGCATCGTTTCGGCCGCCCGCTGCTGGTGCCGGTCAGCCGCAAGACGGTGATCGGCGACGTGCTCGGGATCACCGAACCAAAGGACCGCGATGCGGGGACGGTCGCGTGCATCTCCGCCGCTGTCCGCCGCGGCGCGCAGATGGTCCGCGTCCATGACGTCCGCGCGGCGTGGCAGGCGGTGAAGATGCTGGAGGCGCTGGTTTGA
- a CDS encoding DUF58 domain-containing protein, with translation MQATLHNADPLDHRQFLVAIKRLADSLSYGTDRSPFLGQGLEYVQSRRYEPGDPVKSIDWRVTARTGKHHVKQFETPKQMPVWIVVDTSASMAIATHPPGKYGLAVQVAGGIALACLDHVNPVGLLGAGGRDLVVQPSLSRDVLLQWLHALRSYHFDEPTTLGQRLLSLEPSLAQRSMLIVLSDFHDPDALAALKLVGARHDCLCLIFRDPAEDQLEGAGLFRGREVESGRELLTHGKRLLSTTDALTESLKKASLDHFLIRPGTPFLGRLRHFLRSRGGASRRNRQ, from the coding sequence ATGCAAGCCACCCTCCACAACGCCGATCCGCTCGATCACCGCCAGTTCCTGGTGGCGATCAAGCGGCTGGCGGACAGTCTGAGCTACGGCACGGATCGTAGTCCGTTTCTCGGCCAGGGATTGGAGTATGTGCAGTCGCGCCGGTACGAGCCGGGGGATCCGGTGAAGTCCATCGACTGGCGGGTCACCGCGCGCACCGGCAAGCACCACGTGAAGCAATTCGAAACACCGAAGCAGATGCCGGTGTGGATCGTGGTGGATACGTCGGCCTCCATGGCCATCGCCACGCATCCGCCGGGGAAATACGGGCTGGCTGTGCAGGTCGCCGGTGGCATCGCACTGGCCTGCCTGGATCATGTGAATCCGGTGGGCCTGCTCGGTGCGGGTGGCCGCGATCTCGTGGTGCAGCCGAGTCTTTCGCGCGACGTGCTGCTGCAGTGGCTGCATGCGCTGCGAAGCTATCACTTCGATGAGCCGACCACGCTCGGGCAGCGCCTGCTCTCGCTGGAGCCGTCGTTGGCGCAGCGTTCGATGCTGATCGTGCTGAGCGATTTCCACGATCCCGATGCGCTGGCCGCGCTCAAACTCGTCGGCGCGCGGCACGATTGCCTGTGCCTGATCTTTCGGGATCCCGCCGAGGACCAGCTCGAAGGCGCGGGACTGTTCCGCGGCCGCGAGGTCGAGTCCGGCCGCGAATTGCTGACCCACGGCAAGCGCCTGCTTTCTACCACCGACGCTCTAACAGAGTCGCTGAAGAAGGCCTCGCTCGATCACTTTCTCATTCGCCCCGGGACGCCGTTCCTCGGTCGCCTCCGCCACTTCCTCCGCTCGCGCGGGGGAGCATCCCGCCGCAACCGCCAGTGA
- a CDS encoding sugar phosphate isomerase/epimerase family protein: MSVTFGASTWLWTSPLTSEQGDLLRSIAKLGFEAVELPIEDPDLVDPAKIRPILEETGLTPYLCGAFGPGRDLTSPDSAVRANTRAYLSRLMDLAEALDIPFIAGPMYAQVGKARQLSPEDRQREWDLAASELRTVATEAGNRGLQLAIEAINRFETDLVNTTADTIQLVRSIDHPAAKAMIDTFHMTIEEADIGDAIRHAGDDLIHVQVSENHRGVTGTGLTPWQDFRDALRDINYKGAVVIESFTPDNRDLAGAVCIWKRFTATQDEFAGRGLAFLRDLFDQPVRAPRSAALTAAH; this comes from the coding sequence ATGAGTGTCACTTTTGGAGCCAGCACCTGGCTGTGGACATCGCCCTTGACCTCGGAGCAGGGCGATCTTCTCCGCAGCATCGCCAAACTCGGGTTCGAAGCCGTCGAACTCCCCATCGAGGATCCCGATCTCGTCGATCCAGCGAAGATCCGCCCGATCCTCGAGGAAACCGGTCTCACTCCCTACCTCTGCGGTGCCTTTGGTCCCGGCCGCGACCTGACGAGCCCCGACTCGGCGGTCCGCGCCAATACCCGGGCCTACCTCTCCCGCCTGATGGACTTGGCCGAGGCCCTCGACATTCCCTTCATCGCCGGCCCGATGTACGCTCAGGTGGGAAAGGCCCGCCAACTCTCTCCCGAAGACCGTCAGCGTGAGTGGGACCTCGCCGCCAGCGAACTTCGCACCGTGGCCACTGAAGCCGGCAATCGCGGCCTGCAGCTCGCGATCGAGGCCATCAATCGCTTCGAGACCGACCTCGTGAACACCACCGCCGACACCATCCAGCTCGTCCGCTCCATCGACCACCCGGCGGCCAAGGCGATGATCGATACCTTCCACATGACCATCGAGGAAGCCGACATCGGCGATGCCATCCGCCACGCCGGTGACGATCTCATCCACGTGCAGGTCAGCGAAAATCACCGCGGCGTCACCGGCACCGGCCTCACCCCGTGGCAGGATTTCCGCGATGCCCTGCGCGATATCAATTACAAGGGCGCCGTCGTCATCGAGTCCTTCACACCCGACAATCGCGACCTCGCCGGCGCGGTCTGCATCTGGAAGCGCTTCACCGCCACTCAGGATGAATTCGCCGGCCGCGGCCTGGCCTTCTTGCGCGATCTCTTCGACCAACCGGTCCGCGCCCCGAGATCGGCAGCCTTGACCGCAGCCCATTGA
- a CDS encoding vWA domain-containing protein — MVTTPLLLALAALVLATGAEWIHLGRVRSVAALAFGPGKKAALAGQVAPFVRIAALGMLTWGVATLLLLPPVAHRSAVKEVEAKERQHLLLVLDVSPSMRLRDAGAGGKESRMDRARSVLESVIARTAHDKLHTTVVAVYNGAKPVVEETRDLEIIHNIMGDLPMHHAFQSGKTRIFDGLEEAAKIAAKWPRDSATLILISDGDSVPATGMPRMPASVGGVLVAGVGDPVKGSFIDGRHSRQDGTTLRQIATRLGGEYHDGNAKLVPTAMLQRLGTLKVDGMARLPGQRELAMLLTALGATMLAGLPLLLHFAGSRWNPGPRRFQTSRNSPLPFPDKSDQLAT; from the coding sequence ATGGTGACCACCCCGCTGCTGCTGGCCCTTGCCGCGCTCGTGCTCGCCACGGGGGCGGAGTGGATTCACCTCGGCCGGGTGCGGAGTGTGGCGGCGCTGGCATTCGGGCCGGGCAAGAAGGCCGCGCTCGCCGGTCAGGTCGCGCCATTCGTCCGCATCGCCGCGCTCGGGATGCTCACGTGGGGCGTGGCGACGTTGTTGCTGCTGCCGCCGGTGGCGCATCGCTCGGCGGTGAAGGAGGTCGAGGCGAAGGAACGCCAGCACCTGCTGCTTGTCCTCGATGTATCTCCCAGCATGCGCCTGCGCGACGCTGGTGCCGGCGGGAAGGAGAGCCGCATGGACCGCGCCCGCTCGGTGCTGGAGTCGGTGATCGCCCGGACTGCCCACGACAAGCTGCACACCACCGTCGTGGCCGTTTACAATGGCGCGAAGCCGGTCGTGGAAGAGACGCGCGACCTGGAAATCATCCATAACATCATGGGCGACCTGCCGATGCATCACGCTTTCCAATCGGGGAAGACGCGGATCTTCGATGGACTGGAGGAGGCCGCCAAGATCGCCGCGAAGTGGCCGCGCGACTCCGCGACGCTTATTCTGATCAGCGATGGCGATTCGGTGCCCGCCACCGGCATGCCGAGGATGCCCGCGTCGGTCGGCGGCGTGCTGGTCGCCGGGGTGGGGGACCCGGTGAAGGGCAGCTTCATCGACGGCCGCCACTCGCGGCAGGACGGCACCACCCTCCGCCAGATCGCGACCCGACTCGGCGGCGAATATCACGATGGCAATGCCAAGCTCGTCCCCACGGCCATGCTCCAGCGGCTGGGCACACTGAAGGTCGATGGCATGGCGCGGCTGCCCGGCCAGCGCGAATTGGCGATGCTGCTCACCGCGCTCGGTGCCACGATGCTCGCCGGGCTGCCACTACTCCTTCATTTCGCCGGCTCCCGGTGGAATCCCGGTCCGCGCCGGTTCCAAACTTCGCGGAACTCGCCGCTTCCTTTCCCTGACAAATCCGATCAACTTGCGACTTAA